atctttgtaaaaaaaataaatgaacgaaattaaaaataatgacaaATCATTTTGTTAGCCACCATACGTGGGAAAGTGCTACATACAGGGTTTATACATCCTTTCCAGAATTTTGATATATATAGAATATGTGTACAGATCTGTattcttttctttcattttctttattggtaATTTGTGCAGTGAATCCAAGATAACAATGTATATaagtgattttttgtttttggggGTGGGGAACATGTTGATGTCACATTTataaacactgcaaaaaaaatcAGCATGGGTGTGAAAAGCATTACAATTAATTGTGTAAAAGATGAAAATAATTCACTAAAGACTTTTTTACACTGAATAAAATGATTATacaaaatagtgtttttttctttgtgtgaaaGTGTGAATATCCTATCCAATTCCTACAAGCATTTCTATTTCTTTTTCCTACTTTTAATGCCTGTGGTTTGCCTTGTTATTATCTATGTTACATAAAGTGGCTTTTTTCTGTGTCTTCTGCAGACTGGTAAGAACAGCTTATACTATATATCTTTGGGACTTAACAGTGGAAGGTAttaacaattaagtaaaacatTACCTTTTTTGTATGAAGGTGTGCTGATTACTGCACTGCGGTGTATTAAAATGACCCAACTGGGTTATACGCTAAACAGCACAAGGCATCTTTTCAGAACAGAGGCGACACTTGCATGGTGCCTGCCAGTAGCCAGTTTCATTTGAAGACCAAATAGTGTATAATGGGGAAAACATAGCTGCATTCAAAAACCATGCCTACTAGTTGGAAACTAATTACAGCCAATATTGTCCTGTTATCACGACCACTGTATCGCTAAATATagatggaaatgttttttttttttcattttgtgcacCACTGTATTTTATAATTCTCAAATGCAATAAAAGCACCACTACAATGATACATTCCATATGCTTTGAGATAATGTCTGCATAtgtggtacactactgtattaaattattctGTAAATTAAGTTCCTTTACTAATCCAGGTGTTGTATACTTACCCAAATAAGCATCATATACCTGGGAATGAATTATTTGGTATAATTAATGCCTATTTAATACATAAACTGAAAGCTGGCCTCCAGAGATGAATCTATATTCAGATGTCACTTCAAAGTATGGttagttattaatattaattaattacactgctgaatgtattattttatatgctCACCCTCCCCTTAAAAACATAGATGAGGTCCACTCTATGATATCCactttgtttaatataaaagGCTGCAGAAAGCCCTCAGGGGTGGAGATATGTAGAAACAGCTTGTATTTTAAGAGTTGCCAAACGCAGATAGTTTAAAGTACTATAAATGTGATGATGAAAGTACTTTTGCTGAAGGTAAGACAGCTCTGAATCTAAAGGTCCTGATTGTCTGTATCTCTACGAAAGAGAAGCATGAAGTCCAGAACCTGTTGTTTATTTTGCATGAAAGGTATCTCCTATTTGTCATTTTTTGCCAAAACTTAAACTCAAGCAAACTGAGAAAATATAGCAGCTAAACTAGGATTGTATCGTATGTAAAAGGAAAAAATAGTGCTTCTaacatgaaaatgttatttttagaacagtTGACTGCTGCTGTTGGCAGAGATAAAGGCATCTGAGGTAAAGCTACTTAACTCTGTAATCTTTCTCTGACTACCTTCAGGAAATCAGAATAGTCGTATTAGCACTGTAAACACTGCTAATGGACCAACCAGGTAAGTAATCCATAGAGTACTTTTGTCAGCTCAGCAAATGCGGTAAGATTCATCACTTTCTAAATCTTTTTCATTACAGTGGAACCTCAGTTACAAACACCATTGAAGGTGTTAAAAGGTTTTCATGCAGCTGTGTagttaaatggttttaaaaaaaaaacaaaaaaacacaaacatgtttaaCTGGCACAAATCTCTAGCGTCAGTTTTGAACATCTTTGGTAACCAGGAGCCTTAACTCTGGTTCTAAGGAGTGCATTTGGTTGACTGGGATGTATATTTCagagtttaaattatttttcggCTTTGGAGACTGCCTGGGGTATGCAAAGTGTGTATTCCATTCAAATCTGCCTAGCACTTACCTAGACAAGCACAAAGCCAGACTTACAGAAAAATGGCAACTCAGTATTTGAGAACCCAAAGCCAGACCCGCTCAATGATTGGGTGGTATTCATATTCATTCATGTTGCTACATTAGGTCACAGGGAAGGGAAAAGTTTGTTTTCCTTAACACTGAAATTCTTGCAGAAAAGATGCAAGCAGTTAAATCTTAGGGCATCAGTCACAGTGGTTTCATTGTCAAGCATTTTGACAGGACTCATCATTAGCATTTATTATACTAGCAGGGACAATTGACCCTTATGACCTAGTTCTCCcaaaaatgaagacaaaaataaatgttcaacacagactttgatttattattaagtGCTCTGCTTTCAGGAAACTGACAACAGAAAAATGTTCTTTCCAGGTCTACTACATTCACCACAATGACAGGACAACCATAAAAGTCGAGGGCCAGGATAGTTTACTCATAGATCCAGCTCTCAGCGCAGCTCTTGTAGTCCACCAGCTCCTCGGGCTTGAACCACAGCTCAATTTCCTTCTCAGCACTGGCCACAGCATCGCTGCCATGAATTATGTTTCTGGAACAGCAGAGAGACATTCCGTACAGCAAAGATGTAGAAGAATTTATCACTTTATCAAAAGCCATGAACAATGTtttaggaggggggggggggggggggatttttaaaatataattgaatATGGATACAAAAAGTTAAAGGAATATTTTTAGCAATTATCAAAAAGGCCTGTCATACAGCAAAAGACCACTTCACATAGCCAGAATTAAATAGTGTAGATGTACAGTACTCTTATCAAAAGAAAAGTGAAACACCTGAAAGAGCATATTTCTGTATCCCCTGGCATCCCAGTTTGATGGCCACTGTGCTTAAAACCAAATCGCAGATCTGCAACAAGCCAGTTTGAGGAGGCTTGAATTGAAAGGTTTCAATGCAGTTACTCACCTGCCAACCTGGATGCAGAAGTCACCACGGATGGTGCCAGGCTTTGAGTCTGCTGGATTGGTCTCGCCAAGCATTACTCTGCCAGTCTTCACCACATTAAGACCTTCCCAAACCTTGAATTTTTACAAAAAGGAAGGAAACTTAATGCTCCATATAATATTGAAAGACTGTTGATCTTTTGcagttttgaattaaaaaaaaaaataaaaaataaaaaaccctataAACATGTGAAGTTACCATAGCCAGCACTGGTCCGGAGCCCATGTATTTTACAAGGCCACTGTAAAATGGTCGGTCTTTCAGGTCAATGTAGTGCTGTTTCAA
The DNA window shown above is from Acipenser ruthenus chromosome 17, fAciRut3.2 maternal haplotype, whole genome shotgun sequence and carries:
- the LOC117423585 gene encoding nucleoside diphosphate kinase A 2 isoform X1, whose amino-acid sequence is MGIGAMLKFPCPNEARNNIIMAGNQERTFIAIKPDGVQRGLMGEIIKRFEQKGFRLVAMKFQQAPEELLKQHYIDLKDRPFYSGLVKYMGSGPVLAMVWEGLNVVKTGRVMLGETNPADSKPGTIRGDFCIQVGRNIIHGSDAVASAEKEIELWFKPEELVDYKSCAESWIYE
- the LOC117423585 gene encoding nucleoside diphosphate kinase A 2 isoform X2 → MAGNQERTFIAIKPDGVQRGLMGEIIKRFEQKGFRLVAMKFQQAPEELLKQHYIDLKDRPFYSGLVKYMGSGPVLAMVWEGLNVVKTGRVMLGETNPADSKPGTIRGDFCIQVGRNIIHGSDAVASAEKEIELWFKPEELVDYKSCAESWIYE